In the Saprospiraceae bacterium genome, one interval contains:
- a CDS encoding DUF4136 domain-containing protein, with protein sequence MNWIKIIGFLAIAGLTAMAGCRAYDKVYSDYDRTADFSRYKTFAWLPDRDTANTTFNNQIIRNNTLNYFTHCMGERALQAELDSPDVLLQLVVRSLPKQLTMTSAVYSGSPGGGRYNPYYYPHPNNYYYHSPFFYGNTRYVTERYDYAESTITLNVYDRRQSRLVWTGTAQGDLFDPAYMADNLHPAVYRILKKFPIRPLQREKARNHTATVQKQH encoded by the coding sequence ATGAACTGGATAAAAATCATTGGCTTTTTGGCGATAGCCGGGCTGACCGCGATGGCCGGATGCCGCGCATACGACAAGGTGTACAGCGACTACGACCGTACGGCGGACTTTTCCCGGTATAAAACCTTCGCTTGGCTGCCCGACCGCGACACCGCCAATACGACTTTCAACAACCAAATCATCCGCAACAACACGCTTAATTATTTCACCCACTGCATGGGCGAACGCGCGTTACAGGCAGAATTGGACTCTCCGGATGTGTTGCTTCAATTGGTGGTGCGCAGCCTGCCCAAACAACTGACCATGACCTCTGCCGTGTACAGCGGTTCGCCGGGCGGCGGCAGATACAATCCTTATTACTACCCGCACCCCAACAACTACTACTACCACTCGCCCTTTTTCTACGGTAATACCCGATACGTGACGGAACGATACGATTACGCCGAAAGTACGATTACGCTGAATGTCTATGACCGTCGTCAGAGCCGGCTTGTGTGGACAGGAACTGCCCAGGGCGACCTTTTTGACCCGGCATACATGGCCGACAACCTGCACCCCGCGGTGTATCGCATTTTGAAGAAATTTCCGATAAGGCCACTGCAAAGGGAGAAAGCCCGGAATCACACTGCTACGGTGCAAAAACAGCATTGA
- a CDS encoding YceI family protein, with amino-acid sequence MKNFLIIISLLFLGQAALAQQILGAPDGHIQVWGKHMDSALVAESHELKMKLNYETAEVEFRVALKTFTSNCDSFNVLARAHPELELVFKGKMDVPFVSTQDHPTQTFKIEGLLNLNGKEHPAMLNASIRHVFAGTMACRLSANFSFLLSDFNPGLLQQGFDDRVEVNLNETLMKRANE; translated from the coding sequence ATGAAAAACTTTTTGATAATAATTAGCCTACTCTTTCTGGGTCAAGCCGCTTTGGCTCAGCAAATTCTTGGCGCCCCGGACGGCCACATCCAAGTCTGGGGCAAACATATGGACAGCGCGCTGGTGGCCGAGAGCCACGAGTTGAAGATGAAACTCAATTACGAGACGGCGGAAGTCGAGTTTCGGGTCGCGCTGAAAACCTTTACAAGCAACTGCGACTCGTTCAACGTGTTGGCCCGCGCCCACCCGGAACTGGAACTGGTATTCAAAGGGAAAATGGATGTGCCGTTTGTGAGCACCCAAGACCACCCGACGCAAACCTTCAAAATAGAGGGATTGCTCAACCTGAACGGCAAGGAACATCCCGCGATGCTCAACGCCAGTATCCGGCATGTATTTGCGGGCACAATGGCCTGCCGCTTATCGGCCAATTTTTCCTTTTTACTCAGCGATTTCAACCCCGGCTTGCTTCAACAGGGCTTCGATGACCGCGTTGAGGTCAACTTAAATGAAACGCTGATGAAACGCGCTAACGAATAA
- a CDS encoding SRPBCC family protein, whose translation MKSKYKTAAIQAAPEKVFAQMDDFSKTGMHMGENSMMMMGSKLALEQISPNPTGIGATYGWRGKMLGMAIDFREEVRKWEPPKRKEWETIGAAQIIIMSWYRMGFEITPSENGAIVTIFIDYESPKGWFYRLLSFLFGGIYCNWCLNNMLNDTKKALELKNSRSE comes from the coding sequence ATGAAATCGAAGTATAAAACTGCCGCCATTCAGGCTGCACCCGAAAAAGTCTTCGCTCAAATGGATGACTTTTCAAAAACGGGGATGCACATGGGCGAAAATTCCATGATGATGATGGGAAGCAAATTGGCTTTGGAGCAAATTTCTCCCAACCCAACCGGCATCGGCGCAACGTACGGGTGGCGCGGAAAGATGCTGGGCATGGCCATTGATTTCAGGGAGGAAGTCAGGAAGTGGGAACCACCCAAACGGAAAGAATGGGAAACAATCGGAGCGGCTCAAATCATCATAATGAGTTGGTACCGCATGGGGTTTGAAATTACTCCTTCCGAAAACGGGGCCATCGTTACGATATTCATTGATTACGAGTCGCCGAAGGGCTGGTTTTATAGGTTGCTCTCCTTTCTTTTTGGAGGAATATACTGCAATTGGTGTCTGAACAATATGCTGAATGATACAAAAAAAGCCCTGGAATTGAAAAACAGTCGCTCTGAATAG